A section of the Methanobrevibacter olleyae genome encodes:
- a CDS encoding transglutaminase domain-containing protein → MAIFCLLFIVIGGVSASDVADMSNNPDKNNLVSASIDSGSDKSVANHYTNQLSSEATSSLNSQSTEDNNLETTNEASDLKSVSNSNSNSMLSTNPSSNSSQNNNITSTKTTTKTTTSLKLSSSKIYSGTPILITLKDKKGKVLSGKKIIIKIPSKNRVFTKITNSKGQVRLNYHKIGTFKTYVSFKGDGFFKSSKFSLKIKVLKSGTRLKVSNTTVPRSTSLVVNLINKKSGSGIAKKRVIFKIPKWNNKTYVRTTNSKGQAKLVVTTKKNFSVLISFEGSKNLYKSKIKTKVKPIKCKTKFIYPSTYLEYGENFVVSLKKVNNEPVKNKKVIVKITNMNKTYIKKTNSKGQFNVPINHIGTLNTKISFAGDSLFVKSSSNPILTVVKGGTRLEGSDTTVGKGFNYDINLKNSAGKVLANRKVKITLNNQTFTETTNSKGQVSLLMNYKTGLYPIEVDFSGNAYYNSSRLTETIKVVDPSVSISKIISAAKDLKVRVEYVNMLNKAYNVNIDNKKYTMDEFAYLMAGALTNINSGSKDNVKIKDLSNNYNSSGAKINGKLSKSEYLKLAKNLTAFVDSNNRIPNYKLTNIGKMEANLYIYAFAAALDYYGSHKKLPSSVTVKTSYVSGGYSISLSQSGKILNYREIFDSDAFAKYLKTGGKSALNDAIKKKAKSLTSGLSSTKAKANAIFEFARDDVSYSFYMNSKKGAAKTLSSRSANCCDKANLIVAMCRSVGIYARYSHAKGCHFSSGLVAGHVWAQVYDPISQTWYTADSTSRRNKLGTINNWNTKSYSIPKNYVFIPF, encoded by the coding sequence TTGGCAATATTCTGCTTATTATTTATTGTAATAGGTGGAGTATCAGCTAGTGATGTTGCAGATATGTCGAATAATCCAGATAAGAATAATCTTGTTAGTGCTTCTATTGATTCAGGATCTGATAAGTCAGTTGCTAATCATTATACTAATCAATTATCTAGTGAAGCTACTTCCAGTTTAAATAGTCAAAGTACAGAAGATAATAATCTTGAAACTACTAATGAGGCATCTGATCTTAAGTCTGTTAGTAACTCTAACTCTAACTCTATGTTAAGTACTAATCCTTCATCTAATAGTTCTCAAAATAATAATATTACCAGTACTAAAACTACTACAAAAACTACCACTAGCTTAAAATTGTCTAGTTCTAAGATATATTCAGGAACTCCTATTCTTATCACATTAAAAGATAAGAAGGGTAAAGTGTTAAGTGGTAAAAAGATCATAATTAAGATACCTAGTAAAAATAGAGTTTTTACTAAAATCACTAACTCAAAAGGTCAAGTAAGACTTAATTATCATAAAATAGGAACTTTTAAAACCTATGTTAGCTTTAAAGGGGATGGATTCTTTAAATCTTCCAAATTTAGTTTAAAGATTAAGGTTTTAAAAAGCGGTACTCGCTTAAAAGTTTCAAATACCACTGTTCCTAGGTCTACTTCTTTAGTGGTCAATTTAATAAATAAAAAAAGTGGGTCTGGTATAGCTAAAAAAAGAGTCATATTTAAAATTCCTAAATGGAATAATAAGACCTATGTGAGAACTACTAATTCAAAAGGTCAAGCTAAACTTGTTGTAACCACTAAAAAGAATTTTTCAGTCCTTATCAGTTTTGAAGGCAGTAAAAATCTATATAAATCTAAAATAAAAACAAAGGTTAAACCTATAAAATGTAAAACAAAATTCATTTATCCGTCTACTTATTTGGAGTATGGTGAAAATTTTGTTGTAAGTCTTAAGAAAGTTAATAATGAGCCTGTAAAGAATAAAAAAGTTATAGTAAAAATAACTAATATGAATAAAACATATATCAAAAAAACTAATTCTAAAGGTCAATTTAATGTTCCTATAAATCACATTGGAACTTTAAATACTAAAATTAGTTTTGCTGGTGATAGCTTATTTGTCAAATCTTCTTCAAACCCTATTTTAACTGTTGTTAAAGGAGGCACTAGGTTGGAAGGTTCTGATACTACTGTTGGTAAAGGGTTTAATTATGATATTAACTTAAAGAATTCTGCTGGAAAGGTTTTAGCAAATAGAAAAGTGAAGATTACTTTAAACAACCAAACCTTTACTGAAACTACTAATTCAAAGGGACAAGTTAGTTTGCTTATGAACTATAAAACAGGACTTTATCCTATTGAAGTGGATTTTTCTGGAAATGCATATTATAATTCATCTAGATTAACTGAAACAATCAAAGTAGTTGATCCTTCAGTTAGTATATCAAAAATCATTTCTGCAGCTAAAGACTTAAAAGTTCGTGTAGAATATGTAAATATGCTAAATAAGGCATATAATGTTAATATTGATAATAAAAAGTATACTATGGATGAATTTGCATATCTTATGGCTGGTGCTTTAACTAACATTAATAGCGGTTCAAAAGATAATGTTAAAATTAAAGATTTATCAAATAATTATAACTCTTCTGGAGCTAAAATTAATGGCAAATTATCTAAAAGTGAATATCTTAAGTTAGCAAAAAATCTAACTGCGTTTGTTGACTCTAACAATCGCATACCTAATTATAAACTTACTAATATAGGTAAAATGGAAGCAAATCTCTATATTTATGCTTTTGCTGCTGCATTAGACTATTATGGCAGTCATAAGAAATTACCATCCTCTGTAACTGTTAAAACAAGTTATGTTAGTGGAGGATATTCAATTTCTCTTAGTCAAAGCGGTAAAATTTTAAATTACAGAGAAATATTTGATTCTGATGCCTTTGCAAAATACTTAAAAACAGGTGGAAAATCTGCACTTAATGACGCTATTAAAAAGAAGGCAAAATCACTAACTTCTGGTTTATCCAGTACTAAAGCTAAAGCAAATGCTATATTTGAGTTTGCTAGAGACGATGTCTCTTATAGCTTCTATATGAATTCTAAAAAGGGAGCAGCAAAAACTCTAAGTTCTAGATCTGCTAATTGTTGTGATAAAGCTAATTTAATTGTAGCTATGTGTAGATCTGTAGGTATTTATGCAAGGTATTCCCATGCAAAGGGATGTCATTTTAGCAGTGGATTAGTTGCAGGGCATGTATGGGCTCAAGTTTATGATCCAATATCACAAACCTGGTATACAGCAGATTCAACTAGTCGCAGAAATAAATTAGGTACTATTAATAATTGGAATACTAAATCTTACTCTATTCCTAAAAATTATGTATTTATACCATTTTAA
- a CDS encoding cation diffusion facilitator family transporter, with product MEREERDKLGKRAVYVGIIGNIFLTVFNIVVGIFSGSYALISEGAHTISDITTSIIAYIGFKIGSKPADEEHPLGHGRAEAISGLIIVVFLALIAYEIVKGAFDRLFFGAALTIPDPLAVVMAFIGVVTNYIMSQYIIKLGKRANSPAIIADGKHQRVDILSSLAILIGVLISQYGYPQLDSIIALMIGLLIVKTAFEVARENLDAIMGKVPSEDLVDDIIKVSNSVSQVCGTHDVRVNYFGSYATVTLHIELQPNMSLEESHKIVHLVQKKIVDEIGVVQGVTAHACPLGLKYNHSQQLDK from the coding sequence ATGGAAAGAGAAGAAAGAGACAAATTAGGAAAACGAGCAGTTTATGTAGGTATTATAGGGAATATTTTCTTAACAGTTTTTAACATTGTTGTAGGAATATTCTCTGGAAGTTATGCACTTATATCAGAAGGGGCTCATACTATATCTGACATAACAACTTCCATAATAGCTTATATTGGATTTAAGATAGGTAGTAAACCTGCAGATGAAGAGCATCCACTAGGTCATGGTAGAGCTGAAGCTATTTCTGGTTTAATCATTGTTGTATTCTTAGCACTTATAGCTTATGAGATTGTTAAAGGGGCTTTTGATAGATTATTTTTTGGAGCAGCCCTTACAATCCCAGATCCTCTAGCAGTTGTTATGGCTTTTATTGGTGTAGTTACTAATTATATTATGAGCCAATATATAATTAAATTAGGTAAAAGAGCAAATAGTCCTGCAATTATTGCAGATGGTAAACATCAAAGAGTTGATATTTTGTCATCACTGGCTATTCTAATTGGTGTTTTAATTTCCCAGTATGGTTATCCACAATTAGACTCAATCATTGCTTTAATGATTGGTTTGTTGATTGTAAAAACAGCCTTTGAAGTTGCTCGTGAAAATTTGGATGCAATCATGGGTAAGGTTCCATCTGAAGATTTAGTTGATGATATTATTAAAGTTTCTAATTCAGTTAGTCAAGTTTGTGGAACACATGATGTAAGAGTAAACTACTTTGGATCTTATGCTACTGTAACATTACATATTGAGCTTCAACCAAATATGAGCTTAGAAGAATCTCATAAGATCGTTCATTTAGTTCAAAAAAAGATAGTCGATGAAATTGGTGTTGTTCAGGGTGTCACTGCTCATGCTTGTCCTTTAGGTTTAAAGTATAATCACAGCCAGCAGCTTGATAAATGA